In Actinomycetes bacterium, a genomic segment contains:
- a CDS encoding RtcB family protein has product MFESESAPADPAVLDQLAQGVAGADLAAPPVVLPDFHHKHDMEMPSSIAVATQGTIRSTLTSASVNCGMALIALDMDRPGRAAVEDFYRGVRERYPYPTTRRRDLTPAEVLLAATDGARFAVDRWGIDQASLHRIEEEGRVVLEPYGGDARVARELPWLSVQLSRQRFGTVGPSNHFVELQQVEEVFDPAAAELLGVRADQLTLQYHGGGGVLAGQVGRMFGRRKKISRKVKAQMRLQKPLYHLATARSLAELRLRLALYFSDGCPPVERASAEGARLLLANAAAMNYGFAFRMATYASLCALAERSFGARGHQLVVDSPHNSIYEEEVDGRLAVVHRHNSCRAWPAARMAGSPVFGQTGQAVLLPGTNRTSSYLCVAGNRAEASLYSACHGAGTVIADFAARGISQPDPEGRSTLRFNYRGTAPAEVAHLDDKGVDEALGILVRHGLVRPVARMRPFAVLN; this is encoded by the coding sequence GTGTTCGAGAGCGAGTCGGCTCCGGCCGACCCCGCCGTGCTCGACCAGCTCGCCCAGGGCGTGGCAGGCGCCGACCTCGCCGCCCCGCCGGTGGTGCTGCCCGACTTCCACCACAAGCACGACATGGAGATGCCCTCGAGCATCGCCGTGGCCACCCAGGGCACGATCAGGTCGACCCTCACCAGCGCCTCGGTCAACTGCGGGATGGCGCTGATCGCGCTCGACATGGACCGTCCCGGCCGGGCCGCCGTCGAGGACTTCTACCGCGGCGTGCGTGAGCGCTACCCGTACCCGACCACCAGGCGCCGCGACCTGACCCCGGCCGAGGTGCTGCTCGCCGCCACCGACGGAGCCCGCTTCGCCGTCGACCGCTGGGGGATCGACCAGGCGAGCCTGCACCGCATCGAGGAGGAGGGGCGTGTCGTCCTCGAGCCCTACGGCGGCGACGCGCGGGTCGCGCGCGAGCTGCCCTGGCTGTCGGTGCAGCTGTCGCGCCAGCGCTTCGGCACCGTCGGCCCGAGCAACCACTTCGTGGAGCTGCAGCAGGTCGAGGAGGTGTTCGACCCGGCAGCGGCGGAGCTGCTCGGCGTCCGCGCCGACCAGCTCACCCTCCAGTACCACGGCGGCGGGGGCGTGCTCGCCGGCCAGGTCGGCCGCATGTTCGGCAGGCGCAAGAAGATCTCCCGCAAGGTCAAGGCCCAGATGCGGCTCCAGAAGCCGCTGTACCACCTGGCCACCGCCCGGTCGCTGGCCGAGCTCCGGCTCCGCCTGGCCCTGTACTTCTCCGACGGCTGCCCGCCGGTCGAGCGCGCCAGCGCCGAGGGTGCGCGCCTGCTGCTGGCCAACGCGGCGGCCATGAACTACGGGTTCGCCTTCCGCATGGCCACCTACGCGAGCCTGTGCGCGCTGGCCGAGCGGTCGTTCGGTGCCCGCGGCCACCAGCTCGTGGTCGACTCCCCGCACAACTCCATCTACGAGGAGGAGGTCGACGGCAGGCTCGCCGTGGTCCACCGGCACAACTCCTGCCGGGCCTGGCCGGCGGCCAGGATGGCCGGCAGCCCGGTGTTCGGGCAGACCGGCCAGGCCGTCCTGCTCCCGGGTACCAACCGCACCTCCTCCTACCTGTGCGTGGCCGGCAACCGGGCCGAGGCGAGCCTGTACTCGGCCTGCCACGGCGCCGGCACCGTCATCGCCGACTTCGCCGCCCGGGGCATCTCCCAGCCCGACCCCGAGGGCCGCTCGACCCTCAGGTTCAACTACCGGGGGACCGCTCCCGCCGAGGTCGCCCACCTCGACGACAAGGGCGTCGACGAGGCGCTCGGCATCCTCGTCCGCCACGGCCTCGTCCGGCCGGTCGCCCGCATGCGGCCGTTCGCGGTGCTGAATTGA